The genomic window AAATCTTTAGCTGGGTTGCGACCATGTGGGGCGGTTCGATGGAGTTCAAATCACCCATGGTTTGGGCGCTTGGCTTCATCTTCCTCTTTACCGTTGGCGGTGTGACGGGCGTTGTGCTGGCCAATGGCGGTATCGACGATAACCTCCATGACACTTACTATGTGGTGGCTCACTTCCACTACGTGCTGTCGATGGGGGCTGTGTTCTCCATGTTTGCCGGTTTCTACTACTGGTTCCCGAAGATGAGCGGCCGGATGCACTCTGAGCTTTTGTCTCACCTGCACTTCTGGGTGTTCTTCATCGGCGTGAACGTGATCTTCTTCCCGCAGCACTTCCTTGGCATGAACGGTATGCCGCGTCGCTATCCTGACTATCCGGAAGCTTTCGCTTTCTGGAATCAGGTGAGCTCGTTCGGCTACATCATCATGGCAGCCTCGATCCTGATCTTCTTCGCCAACATCGCCTATGCCTTCATGGCTGGCCGCAAGGCAGAGAATAACCCATGGGGCGAAGGGGCCACGACGCTTGAGTGGACGCTGACGTCGCCTCCGCCGTTCCACCAGTTCGAAACGCTGCCAGTGATTGAGGATCATCACGATTATCACGATCACCGTCCGGCAACTGCTTAAATGGTGGCTCCGCTAAGGCGGGGTACCAAGAACAGACAAGGGGGAGGGCGCGCCGGTCAGGAGTGCCCTCTTCGCATAAAAGGAAAGAGCCGAAAGGCTGAGTTGAAATGACAGCAACCACCACAACCATGATGCCGACCGAGTGGCGCGATTTCTTCGCGTTGACGAAGCCGCGCGTGATGACTTTGGTTGTGTTCACGGCGATCTGCGGTCTTCTGGCAGCTCCCGGCTCGATCCATCCGATCCTTGGTTTTACCGCTGTTCTGGCCATCGCCATGGGGGCCGCGGGTTCGGCTGTGCTCAACCAGTGGTGGGAAGCTGACCTTGATGCAGGGATGAAGCGGACCGCGAACCGACCGCTCCCCGGCGGCCGGATGCGCCGCGATGACGCACGCGATTTCGGCATGTTCTTGTCAGGCACATCGCTTGTGCTGATGGGTGTTGCGATTGGGTGGCTTGCGGCGGCTCTGCTGCTTGCAGCGATTATCTATTACGCCGTCATCTACACTATGTGGTTAAAGCCCCGCACGCCTCAAAATATCGTGATCGGTGGCGGTGCAGGTGCCTTTCCTCCGCTGATTGGCTGGGTTGCGGTCACCGGCGAACTCACCGCCATGCCAATCTTGCTGTTCGCGATCATCTTCATGTGGACGCCGCCGCACTTCTGGGCGCTGGCTCTGTTTGTGAAGACCGATTACGCCAATGTTGGCATTCCGATGATGCCTGTGGTGAAGGGCGAAAAACACACACGCCACCAGATCCTGGCCTACACCGTCCTGCTCGCGCCTGTCGCTATTGCGCCATGGCTGATCGGCGGGACTAGCTGGATTTATGGCTCTTTTTCTGTTGTCCTTTCAGTTTTGTTTTTCGCGTTTGCAATGCCTGTTGGCCTGCGCACCCGCGCCGAGAGCGATCCTATGAAACAGGAAATCGCCCTGTTCAAATTTAGCATCTACTATCTCTTCATCCTCTTCGCGGCGCTCGTCGCTGACCGCGTGCTCTATGCGCAAGGTCTGATCGGCGGAGGATATTTCGCATGACCCCTGAAGAGAAAGAAGAATTCAAGCGTCGTCAGAACGCCCGCAACTGGGTCGTGGGCGGTACGCTGCTGTTCTTCGCTGTGCTCTTCTACGCCATTACCGTTGCGCGGATCGGAGGCTGAGCGAATGGTTGCTGTGACCTTTTCCGACGACACGGACCGCAAGAATGCGAAGACCGGCGCGCTCGCCATTCTCGGCGCGCTGGCGATGCTCGGCTTGGGATACGCAGCGGTTCCGCTTTACGATCTGTTTTGCCGGGTCACAGGGTTTGCTGGCACCACCCAAGTTGCAACTGAGGCTGAGGCAAATGCAGCGGCCAGTGTCGCTGCAACCCGCGACATTTCAATCCGTTTCGATGCTTCGCTCGCTCGCGATATGCCCTGGGAATTTGCTCCAACGCAAAGCACTGACACCGTGCGCATCGGACAGCGCGACATCGCGACCTATGTGGCTAAAAACGAGAGCGACAAGCCCATCACAGGCACAGCGACATTCAACGTCGAGCCGTGGCAGGCAGGGGTCTATTTCCACAAGATCCAGTGTTTCTGCTTTACCGAGCAAACGCTTCAGCCGGGGCAGGAAGTGACCATGCCGGTGCTCTACTACATCGACCCGGCGATCCTTGAAGACGACACGATTGCCGATATTGAGCAAATTACGCTTTCATACACTTTTCACCGCGCGAAAGACGCTGTAGCAGCAGCGCAGACACGCAACACATCATCAGACCAAGCATCCTAAGGGACGGGAACCATTACAATGGCTGGCAATGTAAACCACGATTATCACATTCTGGAGCCCGATATCTGGCCGATTGTCGGCTCATTTTCGGCGCTCACTTTCACCAGCGGTATGGTGCTGAGCTTCTACCCTGATCTGTTCGGCATTGCGTCGAGCATCGTCATGTGGGCAGGGCTGGCAGGCCTTCTGGCGACCTTCTTCTTCTGGTTCCGTAATGTCACGATCGAAGCGCAGCGCGGCGATCACACACCAGTGGTCCAGCTGCATATGCGCTACGGCATGATCCTCTTCATCGCCTCAGAGGTGATGTTCTTCGTCGGATGGTTCTGGAGCTTCTTTGACTTCGCGCTCTTCCCCGATGCGCTGAGCTATGATGCGGCGACTGGCGCGACGCAGGCTCTTAACACGCTTGTTGGTGGCACGGATATTCCGAAAGGCGAATTCATTCCGCAAGGTATGGAAGTGCTTGATCCGTTCAGCCTTCCGCTTTTGAACACGCTGATCCTGCTGTGCTCTGGCACCACCGTCACCTGGGCGCACCACGCGCTGATCCACGGTGATCGCGAAGGCCTCAAACAAGGCCTTTGGGCAACGATTGCCCTTGGCGTGCTGTTCAGCGGCATTCAGGCTTACGAGTACGGCATTGCGCCATTCGCCTTTGGCGGCAACAGCTATTCATCGGCCTTTTACATGGCGACCGGCTTCCACGGTTTCCACGTTCTGATCGGCACCATCTTCCTCGCTGTATGTCTTTACCGTGCGTACATCGGCCACTTTACCCCGCGCCAGCACTTCGGCTTTGAAGCGGCTGCGTGGTACTGGCACTTTGTTGACGTGGTGTGGTTGTTCCTGTTCGTCGCCGTCTACGTCTGGGGCGGCTGGGGCGCTGAATACCACTGATGACCTCTGGCGAGAGCCAAGACACACAAAAAGGGCAGTCCGGAATCCTCCGGGCTGCCCTTTTGGGTTCTTGCCCTCAATGCGCAGAGCCAACTTTGTTCGAGGCGCCCGCGCGGGTGGCGATGAAATGCTCCGCTTGCGGCCTGAACTTCACCAAATATGAGCGCGGAGGTCGGGTGAGCGGTTTGTTCACCGTGGTGATTGCTATTGTCCTGATTGTGATTGCGGTCCTCATTGAGAACAGCTTTCGCCCGCCCTTGTGGCTCCAAGCTGCCTTTTGGGCGCCGGTTACAGTTGGCACGGTGATTTACGCACTGCGCTTGTTCAAGACCGTGCTGCTCTATGCAGCCTATGAAAATGCCAAGGAGCGCGGCGAATGATCCGCCAATTGCCATTGATACCCACGATCATAGTTGTTGCTGCGGCAAGCGTGATGGTTGCGCTAGGCTTTTGGCAATTGGGGCGCGCCGATGAAAAGGCCGCCATGATCGCTGAATTTGAAGCAGCGCAGGAACAGGGCAGCTTCACTTCCACCCCCGGCGCGTCAACGCTTTATCATGAGGCGGAACTGACGTGCAGCCAAGTGGTTGGGCGAACAGCTATCTCTGGTCGCAATGCGAACGGTCGCAATGGCTATGTCCATGTTGTGCAATGCACTGCGCCCTTAGCCTTGATGCCGGACGAGATCGTTTATGATGTGGTCGATGAAGGGCCCTATGATGCCGAGATTGTGCTTGGCTGGTCGCAAGGTCCGCAGAGCCCGGAGTGGGAGCCCGACACGGTTCGCGGAGTGATCGCACCAGGAGGAGAGCTGGGTTGGAGATTGGTCGCCGATCCGCCTCAAGCCGGCCTGCTTGCGAATGCGAGGCCAGACCCTAATGACCTTCCCAACAACCATCTTGCATATGCCGGACAGTGGTTCTTCTTCGCGATGACGGCTTTGGTGATCTATTTCTTTGCGGTTCGTTCGAAATTGGCGAGGCGCGACTAGGAACTGTGAGTCCCCGCGAAGGCGGGGACCTCCCAAACCTGAGGGCCAAGCTGCAGAAAGGTCCCCGCCTTCGCGGGGACTCGCACTTTGGCGGCTTGCCCCATGCCGTTCCCCCCGCTAACCGCTCTGCCACGATGAAATATATATCCACCAGAGGCTCCGCGCCCACGCTCGATTTTGAAGGCGCAACGCTTGCAGGGCTCGCTAGCGACGGCGGTCTGTACCTGCCAGTGGAATGGCCCCGTTTTAGCGAAGACGACATCCGCAGCCTTCGGGGGCTGCCATATCCAGAACTTGCCGCGCGTATCATAGCACCATTTGTGGCTGGCTCGCTCACCGATGATGAGCTCGAGAAGCTCTGCCACGAGGTTTACGGCGATTTCGGCCACGCGGCTGTCACGCCTTTGGTGCAGTTGAATGAACAGCACTGGCTGCTCGAACTGTTCCACGGCCCGACGCTCGCGTTCAAGGATGTCGCGCTGCAAATGCTGGGCCGTTTGTTCGAGACTTTCCTCGAGCGGCGCGGTGAGCAGCTTACCATCGTTGGTGCAACAAGCGGGGATACGGGCTCTGCGGCAATCCGCGCGGTTGCCGGGCTTGAGCGGGTTGAGATATTTATGCTCCACCCCTCAGGCAAGGTTTCAGACGTACAGCGCCGCCAAATGACAACCGTGCGCGCGCCCAATGTGCACAATCTTGCGATTGCGGGCAGCTTTGATGATGCACAGGCCCATGTGAAGGCGATGTTCGCTGATGAGAGCGTCACGTCGACCCTCAACCTTGGCGCGGTAAACTCAATCAACTGGGCGCGTTTGATGGCGCAGGTTGTGTATTACTTCTACGCTGGCCTCCAACTGGGCGCACCCGATCGCGGCGCCGCGTACAGCGTGCCAACTGGCAATTTTGGCGACATTTTCGCTGGCTATGTCGCGCAAAAAATGGGCCTGCCGATTGAGCAGCTGATCGTGGCAACAAACGTCAATGATATTCTCCACCGCGCTCTTCAGGACGGGGATTATTCAACCGGGACCACCACGCCAACGATCACCCCATCTATGGACATTCAGGTAAGCTCGAATTTTGAGCGTCTGCTGTTCGACGTGGGCGGGCGTGACGGCGCAGCAATGGCTGAACAGATGCGCGCGTTTGAGAAATCAAAGGCCATGCAACTCACCAATAGCCAACGCGAAGGTGCCTCTGCGCTCTTCACCAGCAGCCGCGCAGATCAGGACGAGACGAGCCGCGCGCTTCAATGGGCGTATCGCAATTGTGCGCAAGTGATCGATCCGCATACGGGCGTCGGCCTTCATGCCGCGCAGCAAGCTGAGGTCGGCGCGGGCGTTCCCATTGTCACGCTTGCCACGGCACATCCGGCGAAATTCCCCGATGCAGTCGAACGCGCGACGGGCGTTCGACCGGCGCTTCCATCGCGGGTGGGTGATTTGTTCGGGCGCGAAGAAGCTATGGTCGAGATCGATGGCGATTATGCTTCGGCGCGCGACTTCGTACTCTCTAACGCGAGCGCAAATGGCTAAGCTTATCGAGCAACCGTTGGTGATGGAGTGTCGGGGGTGGCCCGATCAAAGCTCCTATCGCCTGCTCGATAGTGGGGGAGGGCGCAAGTTTGAGGCGTTTGGCCCTCATGCGTTTATCCGTCCTGAGCCACAGGCGATGTGGCAACCGCGCCTTCCAGAGTGGGACGCGGCGGGCGAGTTTGTGCCCGGTTCAGATGAAGATGGCGGCGGACGCTGGAATTTGTCGCCAGACGTGCCCGAAGGGTGGGAGCTTTCGTGGAACGACGTGCGCTTTACCGCGACGCCAACGCCTTTCCGTCATCTGCAATTCTTCCCTGATATGGCGCCTGTGTGGGATTGGATGCGTGCACAATTGGGCGATCGCACCGACGCCGAAACGCTCAATATGTTTGGCTACACCGGGCTTGGCACTCTGGCGCTGTCTGACCATGGGCGCGTGACCCACGTCGATGCCTCCAAAAAATCCGTCGCCCAAGCGCGTGAGAACGCAGCGCTTTCTGGCATGGAGGATCGCCCGATCCGCTGGCTGGTCGATGATGCGGCGAAGTTTACCGCGCGCGAGGTTCGCCGTGAACGGCGTTATGACGGCATTATCCTTGATCCGCCCAAGTTCGGACGTGGGCCCAAGAACGAAACATGGCGGATTGAAGAGGGGTTGGCTGGGCTTGTCAGCGATTGCGGTAAGCTGCTCGATAGCGATAGCCGCTTTCTCTTCCTCACCGTTTACGCCGTTCGTATGAGCAGTCTCGCCATTGCAGGGCTCTTGCAAGAGGTGCTTGGCCATCTCCCCGGACAGATCGAACACGGCGACTTGGCTGTGCGCGAGGAGGGGCCTGATGGCCGCCTCCTCCCAACCGCGATCTTCGCACGCTGGTCCAATCCCGGCTAAGGCTCAGACACGATGACCAACACCGATTCGCTCATTCTCGAAGTGGCTGACCTCGAAGTCGATGTCCTCACGGGCATCTATTCCGAGGAAACCGGCAAGCCGCAGCCTTTGCGCATCACGATTCAGGTGCGTTACGACGTCGCGGATCGCTATGATCCTGATACGCCTCTTGATGCCTCGAAGAACTATATGGACCTGAAGCACGCGGCCTCCGAAGGGCTTCCTGAAGGGGTGCATTTCAAGCTGATCGAGGCGGTGGGCGACCACATCTGCGAAACGCTATTCGTACAAGACACCCGCGTTCAGGCGGTGACGGTCAAGATCGTGAAGCTCGCCATTGCCGAAGCCAATGAAAAGATCGGCATTACCCTCCACCGTGAGCGGCCAGCGGAATAGGGCATGGCGCAGGCTGAATATATCGTCAGCGATTTGCCGGACAGCCCGCTCAAAGCGAGCGCTTGCTTCTATGGCGACCATCTCCAATCAGCGCTCGCAGCGCGCGGGGCGGAGGATCTTCTCGTCATACTCCCGTCTGCAAGGCACGAGCACACAGATTGGCGCCAGGCGCTAGCGCGTGATCTTGCCCGCGAATGTGCACCTGCCCGCGCTAACGTCATCGCCGCAGGCGACGAAGCGCAGAAAGATGAGCTTTGCCGCTATCTGGCAGGGGCAAGCGGCGTGACAGGACAATATTGTCAGACAAATGACTGAGGTCGCTACCCGCAAGCGTGATGTCTTGAAGCTCGCTGAGAGCCAGCCGCCATTGGTGGACACCTTTGGCCGAACGATCAGCTATCTGCGGCTTTCAGTCACCGACCGATGCGACCTGAGGTGCACTTATTGTATGCCGGAGCGCATGACGTTCTTGCCCAAGCGTGAGGTGCTCTCGCTTGAGGAACTGTACGATTTAGCGACCGGCTTTATCGCGCGCGGGGTCACGAAAATTCGCATCACCGGAGGCGAGCCTTTGGTGCGGCGCGATATCGTTGATCTGTTTATTGCTTTAGGCAGGCATTTGGATGGAGGAGGGCTCAATGAGCTGACCCTCACCACCAACGCAACGCAACTCTCCGGCCATGCTGAGGCGCTCTTCAAAGCGGGCGTTCGGCGGGTGAATATTTCATTGGATACGCTGGAGCGCGCAAGGTTTGAACAGCTCACACGGCGCGATGCTCTGCCGCAGGTGTTGGAGGGGATTGCGGCCGCAAAAGAGGCGGGCCTCAGCGTTAAATTGAACGCAGTGGCTCTAAAAGGGGTCAATGAAGACGAGCTTCCCGAGCTCATCGCCTGGGCTCATGGGGAGGGGCATGATGTAACCCTCATTGAGGTAATGCCGCTTGGCGATGTGGAGGAAGAGCGGCTCGACCAATATTTGCCTTTAAGCGATGTGCGCGCGCGGCTGGAGCAGCGGTGGACCCTCACCGATAGTGATCACCACACAGGCGGTCCGGCGCGCTATGTTCGCGTGGAGGAAACCGGCGGTCGATTGGGTTTCATCACGCCGCACACCAACAATTTCTGCGATGGCTGCAACCGCCTGCGGGTTACGGCGACGGGACAACTGTTCCCCTGCCTTGGCGGAGGAGAGCGAGTGGATTTGCGCGCGGCGCTGCGCTCAAACGATCCACAAGGGCAATTGGCAGCAGCGCTGGACAAGACGATGCAGATCAAGCCCGAGCGCCACCATTTCAGCATGAATGAGCGAGGCGCACCGCCGCATTTGCCGCGCCATATGTCGATGACGGGAGGCTGAACTGTATGGCTGTCAAAATCCTCTTCCTTGGCCCCTTGCGCGATATGGCGGGCATCGAAAGCACCGATGTCGAAGGGCCGCTTGACTGGACGGGATTGCTGGAGCTTGTCGGCGCGGATGTCGCAGGCCAGCTCAGCGAAGCCCGCGTCAACATCGCCTGTGGTGGCCGTGTGCTTGCGGACAAGACCACGCTGCTCGCCCAAGACGGTGACGAAGTGGCTTTGCTCCCGCCTGTCAGCGGGGGCTGAGGCCGAGTGAAGGACGTTCGCCTCCTTACCCAACCTTTCAACCCGGGCGCGTTTGTCGGCCCGTTTACACAAGCGCATCCCGGCCTTGGTGGGGTATGCACTTTCGTGGGTGAGGTGAGGGGAGGCGCGGGCGAGGACACAGGCGTGGAGGCGCTTGAACTCAGCCATTATGAACCGCTTACGCTTCCCACGATGGAGGCCCTCGCGGACCAGGCAATCGCGCGCTTCGAGCTGATGGGCCTGCTTATGGTGCACCGCGTGGGCAAAATGCGCGTGGGCGAACCCATCGTGCTTGTCTCTGCCGCCGCGAGGCACCGGCGCGGCGCGATTGATGCGGTCGATTTCTGTATGGACCATCTCAAAGCCGCCGCATGGTTCTGGAAGCGAGAGAAGCG from Erythrobacter sp. SCSIO 43205 includes these protein-coding regions:
- a CDS encoding Rossmann fold domain-containing protein, coding for MAQAEYIVSDLPDSPLKASACFYGDHLQSALAARGAEDLLVILPSARHEHTDWRQALARDLARECAPARANVIAAGDEAQKDELCRYLAGASGVTGQYCQTND
- a CDS encoding MoaD/ThiS family protein, translating into MAVKILFLGPLRDMAGIESTDVEGPLDWTGLLELVGADVAGQLSEARVNIACGGRVLADKTTLLAQDGDEVALLPPVSGG
- a CDS encoding heme o synthase; translated protein: MTATTTTMMPTEWRDFFALTKPRVMTLVVFTAICGLLAAPGSIHPILGFTAVLAIAMGAAGSAVLNQWWEADLDAGMKRTANRPLPGGRMRRDDARDFGMFLSGTSLVLMGVAIGWLAAALLLAAIIYYAVIYTMWLKPRTPQNIVIGGGAGAFPPLIGWVAVTGELTAMPILLFAIIFMWTPPHFWALALFVKTDYANVGIPMMPVVKGEKHTRHQILAYTVLLAPVAIAPWLIGGTSWIYGSFSVVLSVLFFAFAMPVGLRTRAESDPMKQEIALFKFSIYYLFILFAALVADRVLYAQGLIGGGYFA
- a CDS encoding dihydroneopterin aldolase; this translates as MTNTDSLILEVADLEVDVLTGIYSEETGKPQPLRITIQVRYDVADRYDPDTPLDASKNYMDLKHAASEGLPEGVHFKLIEAVGDHICETLFVQDTRVQAVTVKIVKLAIAEANEKIGITLHRERPAE
- a CDS encoding cytochrome c oxidase assembly protein — translated: MVAVTFSDDTDRKNAKTGALAILGALAMLGLGYAAVPLYDLFCRVTGFAGTTQVATEAEANAAASVAATRDISIRFDASLARDMPWEFAPTQSTDTVRIGQRDIATYVAKNESDKPITGTATFNVEPWQAGVYFHKIQCFCFTEQTLQPGQEVTMPVLYYIDPAILEDDTIADIEQITLSYTFHRAKDAVAAAQTRNTSSDQAS
- a CDS encoding SURF1 family cytochrome oxidase biogenesis protein, yielding MIRQLPLIPTIIVVAAASVMVALGFWQLGRADEKAAMIAEFEAAQEQGSFTSTPGASTLYHEAELTCSQVVGRTAISGRNANGRNGYVHVVQCTAPLALMPDEIVYDVVDEGPYDAEIVLGWSQGPQSPEWEPDTVRGVIAPGGELGWRLVADPPQAGLLANARPDPNDLPNNHLAYAGQWFFFAMTALVIYFFAVRSKLARRD
- a CDS encoding class I SAM-dependent methyltransferase, whose product is MAKLIEQPLVMECRGWPDQSSYRLLDSGGGRKFEAFGPHAFIRPEPQAMWQPRLPEWDAAGEFVPGSDEDGGGRWNLSPDVPEGWELSWNDVRFTATPTPFRHLQFFPDMAPVWDWMRAQLGDRTDAETLNMFGYTGLGTLALSDHGRVTHVDASKKSVAQARENAALSGMEDRPIRWLVDDAAKFTAREVRRERRYDGIILDPPKFGRGPKNETWRIEEGLAGLVSDCGKLLDSDSRFLFLTVYAVRMSSLAIAGLLQEVLGHLPGQIEHGDLAVREEGPDGRLLPTAIFARWSNPG
- a CDS encoding DUF983 domain-containing protein; this encodes MTSGESQDTQKGQSGILRAALLGSCPQCAEPTLFEAPARVAMKCSACGLNFTKYERGGRVSGLFTVVIAIVLIVIAVLIENSFRPPLWLQAAFWAPVTVGTVIYALRLFKTVLLYAAYENAKERGE
- the moaA gene encoding GTP 3',8-cyclase MoaA — protein: MTEVATRKRDVLKLAESQPPLVDTFGRTISYLRLSVTDRCDLRCTYCMPERMTFLPKREVLSLEELYDLATGFIARGVTKIRITGGEPLVRRDIVDLFIALGRHLDGGGLNELTLTTNATQLSGHAEALFKAGVRRVNISLDTLERARFEQLTRRDALPQVLEGIAAAKEAGLSVKLNAVALKGVNEDELPELIAWAHGEGHDVTLIEVMPLGDVEEERLDQYLPLSDVRARLEQRWTLTDSDHHTGGPARYVRVEETGGRLGFITPHTNNFCDGCNRLRVTATGQLFPCLGGGERVDLRAALRSNDPQGQLAAALDKTMQIKPERHHFSMNERGAPPHLPRHMSMTGG
- a CDS encoding molybdenum cofactor biosynthesis protein MoaE; this translates as MKDVRLLTQPFNPGAFVGPFTQAHPGLGGVCTFVGEVRGGAGEDTGVEALELSHYEPLTLPTMEALADQAIARFELMGLLMVHRVGKMRVGEPIVLVSAAARHRRGAIDAVDFCMDHLKAAAWFWKREKRADGWHWIEPREDDYTDLARWSE
- a CDS encoding cytochrome c oxidase subunit 3, producing the protein MAGNVNHDYHILEPDIWPIVGSFSALTFTSGMVLSFYPDLFGIASSIVMWAGLAGLLATFFFWFRNVTIEAQRGDHTPVVQLHMRYGMILFIASEVMFFVGWFWSFFDFALFPDALSYDAATGATQALNTLVGGTDIPKGEFIPQGMEVLDPFSLPLLNTLILLCSGTTVTWAHHALIHGDREGLKQGLWATIALGVLFSGIQAYEYGIAPFAFGGNSYSSAFYMATGFHGFHVLIGTIFLAVCLYRAYIGHFTPRQHFGFEAAAWYWHFVDVVWLFLFVAVYVWGGWGAEYH
- the thrC gene encoding threonine synthase, with product MKYISTRGSAPTLDFEGATLAGLASDGGLYLPVEWPRFSEDDIRSLRGLPYPELAARIIAPFVAGSLTDDELEKLCHEVYGDFGHAAVTPLVQLNEQHWLLELFHGPTLAFKDVALQMLGRLFETFLERRGEQLTIVGATSGDTGSAAIRAVAGLERVEIFMLHPSGKVSDVQRRQMTTVRAPNVHNLAIAGSFDDAQAHVKAMFADESVTSTLNLGAVNSINWARLMAQVVYYFYAGLQLGAPDRGAAYSVPTGNFGDIFAGYVAQKMGLPIEQLIVATNVNDILHRALQDGDYSTGTTTPTITPSMDIQVSSNFERLLFDVGGRDGAAMAEQMRAFEKSKAMQLTNSQREGASALFTSSRADQDETSRALQWAYRNCAQVIDPHTGVGLHAAQQAEVGAGVPIVTLATAHPAKFPDAVERATGVRPALPSRVGDLFGREEAMVEIDGDYASARDFVLSNASANG